A region of the Streptococcus oralis Uo5 genome:
TTGAAAGAAAAACAATTTTGGAATCGTATTTTAGAATTTGCTCAAGAAAGATTGACTCGATCTATGTATGATTTCTATGCTACACCTGCTGAACTCATCAAAGTAGAAGAAAACACAGCTACTATATTTCTACCGAGATCAGAGATGGAAATGGTGTGGGAAAAGCAATTAAAAGATATTATTGTTGCTGCTGGTTTTGAAATTTATGATTCTGAAATCAAACCTCACTATATTTTCACTAAACCTCAGAGTACAGAATCTCCTCAAGTAAATGATACGAATAGTGTCTCTACTTACGATTATACGCCTGCACTACCAACGATTCCCTATTCTGAAACAGGATTAAAAGAAAAATATACCTTTGATAACTTTATTCAAGGTGATGGGAATGTTTGGGCGGTGTCTGCTGCACTAGCTGTATCTGAAGATTTAGCTCTGACCTATAATCCTCTTTTCATCTATGGAGGACCTGGTCTTGGAAAGACTCATTTGCTCAATGCGATTGGAAATGAGATTTTGAAAAATATTCCTGATGCGCGTGTCAAATACATTCCTGCCGAAAGCTTTATCAATGACTTTCTTGAACACTTGCGACTTGGGGAAATGGAAAAGTTCAAAAAGACTTACCGTAGTCTTGATCTCTTGTTGATCGATGATATCCAATCTCTCAGTGGCAAAAAAGTCGCGACCCAGGAAGAATTTTTCAATACCTTCAATGCTCTTCATGATAAACAGAAACAGATTGTTCTAACCAGTGATCGAAGTCCTAAACACCTAGAAGGACTTGAAGAGAGACTTGTCACGCGCTTTAGCTGGGGATTGACGCAAAATATCACTCCTCCTGACTTTGAGACACGTATCGCCATTCTTCAAAGTAAAACAGAGCATTTGGATTACCATTTCCAAAGTGATACTCTGGAATACTTGGCTGGCCAATTTGATTCAAATGTTCGAGAATTGGAAGGAGCAATCAACGATATCACTTTAATTGCCAGAGTCAAGAAGATTAAGGATATCACTATTGATATTGCTGCAGAGGCTATCAGAGCACGTAAACAAGATGCCCGCCAGATGCTTGTTATTCCAATTGAAAAAATACAAACTGAAGTTGGTAATTTTTATGGAGTGAGTGTTAAGGAAATGAAGGGAACGAGACGAGTTCAAAACATCGTTTTGGCGCGTCAAGTTGCTATGTATCTCGCTAGAGAACTGACAGATAATAGTCTTCCTAAAATCGGAAAAGAATTCGGCGGAAAGGATCATACTACCGTGATTCATGCTCATGCTAAAATAAAATCATTGATTGACGAAGATGATAATTTACGTTTAGAAGTAGAATCAATCAAAAAGAAAATTAAGTAGCATGTGGATAACTCTCACTTTCCTATCTTTTTTATCCACATTTTTTAAACAAGCTAAGAAACTTGAGTTTACTAAATAGAAATTAGTTTTCCACAGAATTCACACACTCTATTATTACTATTAACTTTCTAATACTAAGAATAAATAAAGGAGAATCCATGATTCATTTTTCAATTAATAAAAATTTATTTCTACAAGCCTTAAATACCACAAAACGAGCAATTAGCTCTAAAAATGCTATTCCAATTTTATCAACAATCAAAATTGATGTTACCAATGAAGGAATTACTTTAATTGGATCAAATGGGCAAATCTCCATTGAAAATTTCATTTCTCAAAAGAATGAAGATGCTGGTCTTTTAATTACTTCCTTAGGTTCGATTCTTCTTGAAGCCTCTTTCTTTATCAATGTTGTATCCAGTCTTCCAGATGTAACCCTTGATTTCAAAGAGATTGAACAAAAACAAATTGTCTTAACAAGTGGCAAATCAGAAATCACTCTAAAAGGAAAAGATAGCGAACAATACCCACGCATCCAAGAAATTTCAGCAAGCACACCTTTGGTTCTTGAAACCAAACTACTCAAGAAAATTATCAATGAAACAGCTTTTGCTGCAAGTACGCAAGAAAGTCGTCCAATTTTGACTGGTGTCCATTTTGTTTTGAGCCAACACAAGGAACTAAAAACAGTTGCGACAGACTCTCATCGCCTTAGCCAGAAAAAATTGACTCTTGAAAAAAATGGTGATGATTTCGATGTAGTAATTCCTAGTCGTTCTCTACGCGAATTTTCAGCGGTATTTACGGATGATATTGAAACTGTGGAGATTTTCTTTGCAAATAATCAAATCCTCTTTAGAAGCGAAAATATTAGCTTCTATACTCGTCTCCTAGAAGGAAACTATCCTGATACAGATCGTTTGATTCCAACTGACTTTAACACGACAATTACTTTTGATGTGGTTAATTTGCGTCAATCTATGGAGCGTGCTCGTCTCTTATCAAGTGCGACTCAAAATGGTACTGTGAAGCTTGAAATTAAAGGTGGGGTTGTTAGCGCCCATGTTCATTCTCCTGAAGTTGGTAAAGTAAACGAAGAAATCGATACGGAGCAGGTGACTGGTGATGATTTAACTATTAGTTTCAACCCGACTTACTTGATTGATTCTCTCAAGGCTTTAAATAGCGAAAAGGTAACTATTAGCTTTATCTCAGCTGTTCGTCCATTTACTCTTGTTCCAGCAGATACTGATGAAGACTTCATGCAGCTCATTACACCAGTTCGTACAAATTAAGTGAAAGAGGTTGAGCCTAGCTCGCCTCTTTTATGATATAATCGAAAAAGAAAAGGAGAGTAGTATGTATCAAGTTGGAAATTTTGTTGAAATGAAAAAACCACATGCTTGCACCATCAAGTCAACAGGTAAAAAGGCCAATCGTTGGGAAATTACACGCATAGGGGCAGATATCAAAATCAAATGTAGCAATTGTGACCACCTTGTTATGATGAGTCGCTATGATTTTGAACGAAAAATGAATAAGATTATTGACTAAGAACCCTTAGTTAGAGGGTTAGCAAGTTTTCCCTTTTTGTGTTATAATGTTAGGGATTGAAATGAGAACGGAGAATGAGAAACTATGGCTTTAACAGCAGGTATCGTTGGTTTGCCAAACGTTGGGAAATCAACCCTTTTTAATGCAATTACAAAAGCAGGAGCAGAGGCGGCAAACTACCCATTTGCGACTATTGATCCAAACGTTGGGATGGTGGAAGTTCCAGATGAACGCCTACAAAAACTAACGGAAATGATTACTCCTAAAAAGACAGTTCCAACAACCTTTGAGTTTACAGATATTGCAGGGATTGTAAAAGGAGCTTCAAAAGGAGAAGGTCTAGGGAATAAATTCTTGGCCAATATCCGTGAAGTAGATGCGATTGTTCACGTTGTACGTGCTTTTGATGATGAAAATGTTATGCGCGAGCAAGGACGTGAAGACGCCTTTGTGGATCCACTTGCAGATATTGATACCATTAACCTAGAGTTGATTCTTGCTGACTTAGAATCAGTTAATAAACGCTATGCGCGTGTAGAAAAGATGGCACGTACGCAAAAAGATAAGGAATCTGTGGCAGAGTTTAACG
Encoded here:
- a CDS encoding DUF951 domain-containing protein; translated protein: MYQVGNFVEMKKPHACTIKSTGKKANRWEITRIGADIKIKCSNCDHLVMMSRYDFERKMNKIID
- the dnaN gene encoding DNA polymerase III subunit beta gives rise to the protein MIHFSINKNLFLQALNTTKRAISSKNAIPILSTIKIDVTNEGITLIGSNGQISIENFISQKNEDAGLLITSLGSILLEASFFINVVSSLPDVTLDFKEIEQKQIVLTSGKSEITLKGKDSEQYPRIQEISASTPLVLETKLLKKIINETAFAASTQESRPILTGVHFVLSQHKELKTVATDSHRLSQKKLTLEKNGDDFDVVIPSRSLREFSAVFTDDIETVEIFFANNQILFRSENISFYTRLLEGNYPDTDRLIPTDFNTTITFDVVNLRQSMERARLLSSATQNGTVKLEIKGGVVSAHVHSPEVGKVNEEIDTEQVTGDDLTISFNPTYLIDSLKALNSEKVTISFISAVRPFTLVPADTDEDFMQLITPVRTN
- the dnaA gene encoding chromosomal replication initiator protein DnaA translates to MKEKQFWNRILEFAQERLTRSMYDFYATPAELIKVEENTATIFLPRSEMEMVWEKQLKDIIVAAGFEIYDSEIKPHYIFTKPQSTESPQVNDTNSVSTYDYTPALPTIPYSETGLKEKYTFDNFIQGDGNVWAVSAALAVSEDLALTYNPLFIYGGPGLGKTHLLNAIGNEILKNIPDARVKYIPAESFINDFLEHLRLGEMEKFKKTYRSLDLLLIDDIQSLSGKKVATQEEFFNTFNALHDKQKQIVLTSDRSPKHLEGLEERLVTRFSWGLTQNITPPDFETRIAILQSKTEHLDYHFQSDTLEYLAGQFDSNVRELEGAINDITLIARVKKIKDITIDIAAEAIRARKQDARQMLVIPIEKIQTEVGNFYGVSVKEMKGTRRVQNIVLARQVAMYLARELTDNSLPKIGKEFGGKDHTTVIHAHAKIKSLIDEDDNLRLEVESIKKKIK